One window of the Nocardia huaxiensis genome contains the following:
- a CDS encoding SDR family NAD(P)-dependent oxidoreductase, giving the protein MRTVLVTGAAAGIGRETARLFARKGDRVVLADIDLAGAEAAAAEITADGGTAYAHPLDVADEKQWDELGRWVRAEVGPVHVLVNNAGVMDTGGFVETTAAQWQKLVDIDLMSVIYGSRLFARQMIDNGIRGHIVNVSSGAAYLPLKLIPAYGVVKSAVLMASQALRVELRQYGIGVTAICPGAIRTDLLEHGERAGLTGARQEAWRADVAMAQSLAYAGPDKVARAIERSVRRNWAVVPVNPESWFAYGAFRLSPSAFRTVVNIASFERADYLLERVRPLLARLAK; this is encoded by the coding sequence ATGAGAACTGTGCTCGTCACCGGCGCGGCAGCCGGAATCGGCAGGGAGACAGCGCGACTGTTCGCCCGCAAGGGTGACCGGGTGGTGCTCGCCGATATCGACCTCGCGGGCGCCGAAGCCGCCGCGGCCGAGATCACCGCGGACGGCGGGACCGCGTATGCCCACCCGCTCGACGTGGCCGACGAGAAGCAGTGGGACGAGCTCGGCCGCTGGGTGCGCGCCGAGGTCGGGCCCGTGCACGTCCTGGTCAACAATGCCGGGGTCATGGACACCGGCGGCTTCGTGGAAACCACTGCGGCGCAATGGCAGAAGCTCGTCGACATCGATCTGATGAGCGTGATCTACGGGTCCCGGCTGTTCGCCCGGCAGATGATCGACAACGGCATTCGCGGCCACATCGTGAACGTGTCCTCCGGCGCGGCCTATCTGCCGCTGAAGCTGATCCCCGCCTACGGCGTCGTCAAGTCGGCGGTGCTCATGGCCTCCCAGGCGCTGCGAGTGGAGTTGCGGCAGTACGGGATCGGCGTCACCGCCATCTGCCCCGGCGCCATCCGCACCGACCTGCTGGAGCACGGTGAACGCGCCGGACTCACCGGCGCCCGCCAGGAAGCCTGGCGCGCCGACGTCGCCATGGCGCAGTCGCTGGCCTACGCCGGGCCCGACAAGGTGGCCCGCGCGATCGAACGCTCGGTGCGCCGCAATTGGGCCGTGGTGCCGGTGAATCCGGAGTCGTGGTTCGCCTACGGCGCGTTCCGCCTGTCGCCCAGTGCGTTCCGCACCGTGGTGAACATCGCCTCCTTCGAGCGCGCCGACTATCTGCTCGAGCGAGTGCGCCCGCTGCTCGCCCGCCTCGCGAAATGA
- a CDS encoding DoxX family protein: protein MTTINPTAAALSTDVTDRPGKTRNRVLWTLQIVLGLFFIIASGGPKLVIPHILMKNPPENLSIPMALLIFIGVAEVAGGIGLMVPRLTALAAAGLSVLTLLAAGTQAFIADKPGMAIFPLALTAIFAWIAYERRAAITDLRASLLR from the coding sequence ATGACCACCATCAACCCCACCGCCGCCGCCCTCTCCACCGACGTCACCGACCGCCCCGGCAAGACGCGCAACCGTGTCCTGTGGACCTTGCAGATCGTGCTCGGCCTGTTCTTCATCATCGCCTCGGGCGGCCCCAAGCTCGTCATCCCGCACATCCTGATGAAGAACCCGCCCGAAAACCTGTCGATCCCCATGGCCCTGCTCATCTTCATCGGCGTCGCGGAGGTCGCAGGCGGTATCGGCCTGATGGTGCCCCGCCTCACCGCGCTCGCCGCCGCCGGCCTGTCCGTCCTCACCCTCCTCGCCGCCGGCACCCAGGCCTTCATCGCCGACAAGCCCGGCATGGCGATCTTCCCCCTGGCCCTCACCGCGATCTTCGCCTGGATCGCCTACGAGCGCCGCGCCGCCATCACCGACCTGCGCGCCTCGCTCTTACGCTGA
- a CDS encoding DUF4440 domain-containing protein: MAWDEVVGGMDVVGAVRDLHEDLAAWLGSAAGEEVWERFAGAQHSEFTMVGVEGTVVSREALLLALREARNAVPGLRIEVDEVDVLNRVGGTVVVRFREVHRSAAGVHGRRVTAVLVGEGGGYLWHSVHETAIEMGG; the protein is encoded by the coding sequence GTGGCGTGGGACGAGGTGGTCGGCGGGATGGATGTTGTTGGCGCGGTGCGGGATCTGCATGAGGATCTGGCGGCGTGGTTGGGGAGTGCGGCGGGGGAGGAGGTGTGGGAACGGTTTGCTGGGGCGCAGCATTCGGAGTTCACGATGGTGGGGGTTGAGGGGACGGTGGTTTCGCGGGAGGCGTTGTTGCTTGCGCTGCGCGAGGCTCGGAATGCGGTGCCGGGGTTGCGGATCGAAGTCGACGAGGTCGATGTGTTGAATCGGGTGGGTGGGACCGTGGTGGTTCGGTTTCGTGAAGTGCACCGGAGTGCGGCCGGTGTGCACGGGCGGCGGGTGACGGCTGTGCTGGTCGGTGAGGGTGGCGGATATCTGTGGCACTCGGTGCATGAGACCGCGATCGAAATGGGTGGGTGA
- a CDS encoding terpene synthase family protein, protein MTVADDQELWCPLGSSVHPMREVIEAESAGWLDGHGVVPGDRRAGFWAGAPGALGSYTYPRGTREGTQLASDFISWLFAFDDLYCDGNRIGGDPVEFSGVIGEIVQVLEEPGAAGAGELPVARALRDLYGRVAGMASPVQRRRWADDTEKYLLTKLWEAGRRRAGSLPPLESYVHLRRLGGANVACLMLTDVSLGCEVPAEVLCGPQMSELVKAAADLADLDNDLLSYARESGPDEEFPINGVTAAAQHGAGDTAAAVARVQRFRNARMRTLLELSAHFAEPADSPAADFSRGVCDWVSGHIDWIMQSGRYSRLPLD, encoded by the coding sequence ATGACGGTTGCCGACGATCAGGAATTATGGTGTCCGCTGGGGAGTTCGGTGCATCCGATGCGGGAGGTCATCGAGGCGGAGAGTGCGGGGTGGCTGGATGGGCACGGGGTGGTGCCGGGGGATCGGCGGGCGGGGTTCTGGGCGGGAGCGCCGGGGGCGTTGGGGTCTTATACGTATCCGCGGGGGACGCGGGAGGGGACGCAGCTGGCCAGTGATTTCATTTCTTGGCTGTTTGCTTTCGATGATTTGTACTGCGATGGGAATCGGATCGGGGGTGATCCGGTGGAGTTCAGTGGGGTGATCGGGGAGATCGTGCAGGTGTTGGAGGAGCCGGGGGCGGCGGGGGCGGGTGAGCTGCCGGTGGCGCGGGCGCTGCGGGATCTGTATGGCCGGGTGGCTGGGATGGCGTCGCCGGTGCAGCGGCGGCGGTGGGCCGATGACACCGAGAAGTATCTGCTCACGAAATTGTGGGAGGCGGGGCGGCGGCGGGCGGGGTCGCTGCCGCCGCTGGAGTCCTATGTGCATTTGCGCAGGCTCGGCGGGGCCAATGTCGCCTGTCTCATGTTGACCGATGTGAGCCTCGGGTGCGAGGTTCCGGCCGAGGTGCTGTGCGGGCCGCAGATGAGCGAATTGGTCAAGGCCGCAGCGGATCTCGCCGATCTCGACAATGATCTGCTGTCTTATGCCCGGGAGAGCGGGCCCGATGAGGAGTTCCCGATCAATGGGGTGACGGCGGCGGCCCAGCACGGCGCGGGCGATACCGCCGCGGCCGTCGCCCGCGTGCAGCGGTTCCGGAATGCCCGGATGCGGACGCTGCTGGAGTTGTCCGCGCACTTCGCCGAGCCCGCGGACAGCCCGGCCGCCGACTTCAGCCGCGGCGTGTGCGACTGGGTCAGCGGTCACATCGACTGGATCATGCAGTCCGGCCGCTATTCTCGGCTGCCGCTCGACTGA
- a CDS encoding DUF4236 domain-containing protein, translating to MPFTFRKSFKIFPGVRLNINRGSLSITTGGRNGPRHTTSTTGRETTSMNLPGPFGWRRTRHRKR from the coding sequence ATGCCTTTCACCTTCCGCAAAAGCTTCAAGATCTTCCCCGGCGTCCGCCTCAATATCAACCGCGGCTCCCTGTCCATCACCACCGGCGGCCGCAACGGCCCCCGTCACACCACCAGCACCACCGGCCGCGAAACCACCTCCATGAACCTCCCCGGCCCCTTCGGCTGGCGCCGCACCCGCCACCGCAAACGTTGA
- a CDS encoding TetR/AcrR family transcriptional regulator — MRDGRKPVSRAESQQRTREEVLDAAEELFLEHGLHGTTVAKIAAAAGRTQGAIYSNFASKENLCAEVLLRCAMRIFAGLVATMAESSGRLDEKLDLIAEGWKQLAADQSLVALAAEYALAIRKDPDQLAISHGHIDMGRSMIGIALAGALPFQVPDERRDEAVHAIIATGLGLALGHTLGVVDEEQSAAMLMRTVRMWVADLELDTDSGD, encoded by the coding sequence ATGCGGGACGGCCGCAAGCCGGTGAGCCGGGCGGAGTCTCAGCAGCGCACGCGCGAGGAGGTGCTCGACGCCGCCGAGGAACTGTTTCTCGAGCACGGGCTGCACGGCACGACGGTGGCCAAGATCGCCGCGGCCGCCGGGCGCACCCAGGGCGCGATCTACTCCAACTTCGCCAGCAAGGAGAACCTCTGCGCCGAGGTGCTGCTGCGCTGCGCCATGCGGATCTTCGCGGGCCTGGTCGCCACCATGGCCGAATCCTCCGGGCGGCTCGACGAGAAACTGGACCTGATCGCCGAAGGCTGGAAACAGCTGGCCGCGGACCAGAGTCTGGTGGCCCTGGCCGCAGAGTACGCGCTGGCCATTCGCAAGGATCCCGATCAGCTGGCGATCTCGCACGGGCATATCGACATGGGGCGCAGCATGATCGGGATCGCCCTCGCCGGTGCGCTGCCGTTCCAGGTGCCCGACGAGCGGCGCGACGAGGCCGTGCACGCGATCATCGCGACGGGACTCGGTCTGGCACTGGGGCATACGCTCGGGGTGGTCGACGAGGAGCAGTCCGCGGCCATGCTGATGCGCACCGTCCGCATGTGGGTGGCCGACCTCGAACTGGACACCGACTCGGGCGACTGA
- a CDS encoding serine hydrolase domain-containing protein: MMQTRRAAWLAALATLLTAAPLVVPAASAETAGVSCAEPVPGQPLPRANPEDVQLDSAALNDALDFGARTGGVALQVYRHGCLVGDRTPTGNLPMPLASATKGVAATVVGRAITLGYFGLDDPLGKFFPQADAAHAELTVRQVLTQTTGLHFSWPADIAGLYTDSVLQTLAEPADYAPGTTYQYAQNVIAVLSKIIELSTGSDFQDFAQRELFAPLGIDRDNWIWLRDRSGNTAVNGGLAMRPDDLAKLGRLMLQQGQWGDSWLLDPDYIRQATTGTTANPGYGFLTWLNSGDTYLGTEFPTAITHPHPQFPGSPRDMYAFQGALGQFMTVVPSRDMVIIRMGIPLRIDPTNPAAILSGAGNPDNKELYHRITAAVTDLPAEPYVDPYTLPSSPAPVRSLDDLAKLVDPVNTATILLGVGPYASTACNILWCNGKPVPVDVFRLILDIGAQAANALLALGNTPR; encoded by the coding sequence ATGATGCAGACCCGCCGCGCCGCGTGGCTCGCCGCGCTCGCCACCCTTCTCACCGCCGCGCCGCTGGTCGTTCCCGCGGCATCGGCCGAAACCGCCGGCGTCAGCTGCGCCGAGCCCGTGCCTGGGCAGCCGCTGCCGCGCGCGAATCCCGAAGACGTGCAGCTGGATTCGGCAGCCTTGAACGATGCGCTCGATTTCGGTGCGCGCACGGGCGGTGTCGCGCTGCAGGTCTACCGGCACGGCTGCCTCGTCGGCGACCGCACCCCGACCGGCAACCTCCCGATGCCGCTGGCGAGCGCCACCAAGGGCGTCGCGGCCACGGTGGTCGGCCGCGCCATCACCCTCGGATACTTCGGGCTCGACGATCCGCTCGGGAAGTTCTTCCCGCAGGCCGATGCCGCCCATGCCGAACTGACCGTGCGCCAAGTCCTCACGCAGACAACAGGATTGCATTTCAGCTGGCCCGCCGATATCGCCGGCCTCTACACCGATTCGGTGCTGCAGACCCTGGCCGAACCCGCCGACTACGCCCCGGGCACCACCTACCAGTACGCGCAGAACGTCATCGCGGTCCTGTCGAAGATCATCGAACTGTCGACCGGCAGCGACTTCCAGGACTTCGCGCAACGAGAGTTGTTCGCCCCCTTGGGAATCGACCGCGACAACTGGATCTGGCTGCGTGACCGCAGCGGCAATACCGCCGTCAATGGCGGCCTGGCCATGCGCCCGGACGATCTGGCCAAGCTCGGCCGCCTCATGCTCCAGCAGGGGCAGTGGGGCGACTCCTGGTTGCTGGACCCCGACTACATCCGCCAGGCCACGACCGGCACCACCGCCAACCCCGGCTACGGCTTTCTGACCTGGCTCAACTCCGGCGACACCTACCTGGGCACCGAATTCCCCACCGCGATCACCCATCCGCACCCGCAATTCCCGGGATCGCCGCGCGATATGTACGCCTTCCAAGGGGCACTGGGCCAGTTCATGACTGTCGTGCCCAGCCGGGACATGGTCATCATTCGCATGGGCATCCCCCTGCGCATCGATCCGACCAACCCCGCCGCCATCCTCAGCGGCGCCGGGAATCCCGACAACAAGGAGCTCTACCACCGCATCACCGCCGCCGTGACCGACCTCCCCGCCGAACCCTACGTGGACCCCTACACCCTGCCCAGCTCACCCGCACCGGTTCGCAGCCTCGACGATCTCGCCAAACTCGTCGACCCCGTCAACACCGCCACCATCCTGTTGGGCGTCGGCCCCTACGCCTCCACCGCCTGCAATATCCTGTGGTGCAACGGAAAACCCGTCCCCGTAGACGTGTTCCGCCTCATCCTCGATATCGGCGCCCAAGCCGCGAACGCCCTGCTCGCCCTGGGCAACACGCCACGCTGA
- a CDS encoding helix-turn-helix domain-containing protein, with product MTSGKTRPEKAASKAAAASEKPVAAAESAVPEQAAKSAVAEQPAAEPAADKPAAAKKAAVVRAAGAPDIKALSEQVKARRKEKGWTQADVARNGELSAGAISQIERCLMEQPAADVLAKLDAVMEWPAGTADGILRGESAELVGAAT from the coding sequence ATGACCTCCGGGAAGACGCGGCCGGAGAAGGCGGCGTCCAAGGCTGCGGCGGCGAGCGAAAAGCCGGTTGCCGCAGCGGAATCGGCTGTGCCGGAGCAGGCGGCGAAGTCGGCCGTCGCGGAGCAGCCGGCCGCGGAGCCGGCTGCGGACAAGCCCGCGGCGGCGAAGAAGGCGGCGGTCGTGCGTGCGGCCGGAGCGCCGGATATCAAGGCCCTGTCGGAGCAGGTCAAGGCGCGGCGCAAGGAGAAGGGCTGGACGCAGGCCGATGTGGCGCGCAATGGCGAGCTGTCGGCCGGGGCGATCAGCCAGATCGAGCGGTGCCTGATGGAGCAGCCGGCGGCCGATGTGCTGGCCAAGCTCGACGCGGTGATGGAGTGGCCGGCGGGTACCGCCGACGGGATTCTTCGCGGCGAGTCGGCCGAGCTGGTGGGCGCGGCCACGTAG
- a CDS encoding SDR family NAD(P)-dependent oxidoreductase, translated as MTLTVVTGAGSGIGRATARRFARSGSTVIVADINDKTGSETVDLIENSGGRAVFRRLDVADADDWEAFADWVCDAYGVPDVVVNNAGILIAGGFLDQSNADWQRMIAINMLSPLLGSRIFVQRMVDAGTRGHIANVCSVGAFMPTPLAPSYVVAKQGAWFGTQALRAEFGGKGIGVTAICPGLISTDLAANGTRGGADDRADAEWGAKLARGQAFLGRSPDRVAAAIERSVRWNPSTLPVGLEAWAGWYLYRLSPGLARGLMGLVGMPLADAVVDRGTRVLAALGLGGPR; from the coding sequence ATGACCCTGACAGTGGTGACCGGAGCGGGCAGCGGCATCGGGCGCGCCACCGCCCGGCGATTCGCGCGCAGCGGCTCGACGGTGATCGTGGCCGACATCAACGACAAGACCGGATCCGAGACGGTCGACCTCATCGAGAACAGCGGCGGCCGTGCGGTATTCCGCCGCCTCGACGTGGCCGACGCCGACGACTGGGAAGCCTTCGCCGACTGGGTCTGCGACGCATACGGCGTCCCCGACGTGGTGGTGAACAATGCCGGCATCCTCATCGCGGGCGGCTTCCTGGACCAGTCGAACGCCGACTGGCAGCGCATGATCGCGATCAATATGCTCAGCCCGCTGCTGGGCTCGCGAATCTTCGTGCAGCGCATGGTCGATGCGGGCACCCGCGGCCACATCGCGAACGTGTGCTCGGTCGGCGCGTTCATGCCGACCCCGCTCGCGCCCTCGTATGTGGTCGCCAAGCAGGGGGCCTGGTTCGGAACACAGGCGCTGCGCGCGGAATTCGGCGGCAAGGGCATCGGCGTCACCGCCATCTGCCCCGGACTGATCAGCACCGACCTGGCCGCCAACGGCACCCGCGGCGGCGCGGACGACCGCGCCGACGCCGAATGGGGCGCGAAACTGGCTCGGGGACAGGCTTTTCTGGGCCGGTCGCCGGACCGGGTGGCGGCCGCCATCGAACGCTCGGTGCGCTGGAACCCCTCGACCCTGCCGGTCGGCCTCGAAGCCTGGGCCGGCTGGTATCTCTACCGGCTCTCACCCGGACTGGCCCGCGGCCTGATGGGCCTGGTGGGCATGCCGCTCGCCGATGCCGTCGTCGATCGCGGCACCCGTGTGCTGGCCGCCCTCGGACTGGGAGGTCCGCGATGA
- a CDS encoding sulfite exporter TauE/SafE family protein, with translation MSVWEFVGLAVVGYVTGVVGFVTGMASIVSFPALLAFGLSPVAANATNTVSLIAIGVGATARAGEEIKGRGRELYEWIALSAVGGAVGAALLLIGSDAVFAAVVPFLVALGGVALLLQPRILALHDHRHAGIFTVVGLFAVSIYVGYFGAGGGVLFVALLLLTRAESIHSATVLKSFFLGIANLVAAIGFAFFAPVHWGVAAALALGALAGGWSGPPVAKLIPADVMRIGVGVGALGLAAWLFFR, from the coding sequence GTGTCTGTGTGGGAGTTCGTGGGCCTGGCGGTGGTCGGGTATGTGACCGGGGTGGTCGGGTTCGTCACCGGGATGGCCTCGATCGTGTCGTTTCCGGCCCTGCTCGCCTTCGGATTGTCACCGGTGGCGGCCAATGCGACGAATACCGTGTCGCTCATTGCCATCGGCGTCGGGGCCACGGCGCGGGCGGGTGAGGAGATCAAGGGGCGAGGCCGGGAGCTGTACGAATGGATCGCGCTCTCGGCGGTCGGCGGCGCAGTGGGTGCGGCACTGCTGCTGATCGGGTCGGATGCGGTGTTCGCCGCGGTGGTTCCGTTTCTGGTGGCGCTGGGCGGGGTGGCATTGCTGTTGCAACCCCGGATTCTGGCGCTGCACGATCACCGGCACGCCGGGATCTTCACTGTCGTAGGGCTTTTCGCGGTGTCCATCTATGTCGGGTATTTCGGTGCGGGCGGTGGGGTGCTGTTCGTGGCATTGCTCCTGCTCACGCGGGCGGAGAGCATACACAGCGCGACGGTGCTCAAGAGCTTCTTCCTCGGGATCGCGAATCTGGTCGCCGCCATCGGCTTCGCCTTCTTCGCGCCCGTGCACTGGGGCGTCGCGGCGGCCCTGGCCCTGGGCGCCCTGGCCGGCGGCTGGTCCGGCCCGCCGGTGGCGAAGCTGATTCCCGCCGATGTCATGCGGATCGGAGTCGGGGTCGGGGCGCTCGGATTGGCGGCGTGGTTGTTCTTCCGATGA